In Myxococcus virescens, a single genomic region encodes these proteins:
- a CDS encoding FHA domain-containing protein → MELPFDDDEVDPLQADDPRPQRVPQFPAGSRRSRRQGPGGRANSDRELASRFDTSNEYSDPGYAPAFLYVERGPGAGQLVPVKQGALVIGRSSSSDLRLQHPSISRRHAHLTRRGERFFLKDLSSQNGTFLNRHRITSEVELMPGDEVSLGNALLRLRGPGGTPALGVPAVSHDDKPPSRRALSTVGVALGAAALGSGVAALIALLSMRMAGGAEHTSPTPPPAAPRSTAAASPAVAASGAPTRLDMEVPAASSADKTGDTTTGVATATTEDPPPEAENAPLTPKATGISALNVARGTTKQVRPVPVAVAPSNKRAAGARDSAAAPSDATSAKEAEVLRRYEAGDLAAARDLAQAEKLTTLHGQLIRFETAEAQAKKALAQRDFPEAIAQLTLAISVDDALAHGWSKHGPPLRKQLSRLHVQVGTEHAAAGRVSEARAAFEQALKHDTGNREAREQLGRLTGASAP, encoded by the coding sequence GTGGAGCTGCCCTTCGATGACGACGAGGTGGATCCGCTCCAGGCTGACGACCCGCGTCCCCAGCGGGTGCCCCAGTTTCCCGCCGGCTCCCGCCGCAGCCGGCGCCAGGGCCCGGGAGGGCGCGCCAACAGCGACCGCGAACTCGCCTCCCGCTTCGACACCTCGAATGAATACTCGGACCCCGGGTACGCGCCTGCCTTCCTGTACGTCGAACGAGGCCCTGGCGCCGGGCAGTTGGTGCCCGTCAAACAGGGGGCGCTGGTCATCGGGCGGTCCTCCTCATCCGACCTCCGCCTGCAGCACCCGTCCATCAGCCGCCGGCATGCGCACCTGACCCGCCGCGGCGAGCGCTTCTTCCTGAAGGACCTCAGCAGCCAGAACGGCACCTTCCTCAACCGCCATCGCATCACCTCGGAGGTCGAGCTGATGCCGGGGGACGAGGTGTCCCTCGGCAATGCCCTGCTGCGCCTGCGCGGCCCTGGTGGAACCCCTGCCCTGGGGGTGCCCGCCGTCTCCCACGACGACAAGCCGCCTTCGCGCAGGGCCTTGAGCACGGTGGGGGTGGCCCTGGGCGCCGCGGCGCTGGGTTCGGGTGTGGCCGCGCTCATCGCGCTGCTTTCCATGCGGATGGCCGGCGGCGCGGAGCACACCTCTCCCACCCCGCCACCCGCTGCCCCCCGGAGTACGGCCGCCGCTTCGCCGGCCGTGGCCGCGTCGGGTGCGCCCACGCGGCTCGACATGGAAGTGCCCGCAGCCAGCAGCGCCGACAAGACAGGCGACACGACAACTGGAGTCGCGACGGCCACCACGGAGGATCCGCCTCCCGAAGCGGAGAACGCGCCCCTGACGCCCAAGGCCACGGGCATCAGCGCCCTGAACGTGGCGCGTGGCACCACGAAGCAGGTGCGTCCCGTTCCCGTGGCCGTGGCCCCCTCGAACAAGCGGGCGGCTGGGGCGCGCGATTCGGCGGCGGCGCCATCCGACGCCACCTCCGCGAAGGAGGCCGAGGTCCTGCGCCGCTACGAAGCGGGAGATTTGGCGGCGGCCCGGGACCTGGCCCAGGCGGAGAAGCTCACCACGCTGCACGGGCAGCTCATCCGTTTCGAGACCGCCGAGGCGCAGGCGAAGAAGGCCCTGGCGCAGCGGGACTTTCCGGAGGCCATTGCCCAGCTGACGCTCGCCATTTCCGTGGACGACGCCCTGGCACATGGCTGGAGCAAACACGGACCGCCCCTGCGCAAGCAGTTGTCGCGACTCCACGTCCAGGTCGGCACGGAGCATGCCGCCGCGGGCCGGGTGAGCGAGGCGCGCGCCGCCTTCGAGCAGGCCCTGAAGCACGACACGGGCAACCGCGAGGCCCGCGAGCAACTCGGCCGGCTCACCGGCGCTTCAGCCCCCTGA